One window of the Streptomyces asoensis genome contains the following:
- the trmB gene encoding tRNA (guanosine(46)-N7)-methyltransferase TrmB, whose translation MSDSVSTPEVPQPFPGGEHHPGESVRHTRAKGEPRFPDGPKADPAGSHFERRIRSFQPRRSRVTAGQADALQRLWAKWGLDIDGHPVDLAELFGDDRPVVLEIGFGMGEATAQMAAADPDTGILAVDVHTPGQGNLLNLADRTGLTNVRVANGDAIILLREMLPADSLDGLRVYFPDPWPKKRHHKRRLIQPEFLDLAATRLRPGATVHCATDWEPYAEQMLEVLTAHPRFENTRADGGFAPRPEFRPLTRFEGQGLDKGHVVNDLLFRRVQHRVQPGDR comes from the coding sequence GTGTCTGATTCCGTGAGCACCCCCGAAGTCCCCCAGCCCTTTCCCGGTGGCGAGCACCACCCGGGCGAGTCCGTTCGGCACACCCGGGCCAAGGGGGAGCCCCGGTTCCCCGACGGGCCCAAGGCCGATCCCGCCGGGTCGCACTTCGAGCGGCGGATCCGGAGTTTCCAGCCCCGGCGCAGCCGGGTGACGGCCGGGCAGGCGGACGCGTTGCAGCGGCTGTGGGCCAAGTGGGGGCTCGACATCGACGGGCACCCCGTCGACCTCGCCGAGCTGTTCGGCGACGACCGTCCCGTCGTGCTGGAGATCGGCTTCGGCATGGGTGAGGCGACCGCTCAGATGGCGGCCGCCGACCCGGACACCGGCATCCTCGCGGTGGACGTGCACACACCCGGCCAGGGAAATCTGCTCAACCTCGCGGACCGCACCGGGCTGACCAACGTCCGGGTGGCCAACGGTGACGCGATCATCCTGCTGCGCGAGATGCTGCCGGCGGACTCGCTCGACGGACTGCGCGTCTACTTCCCCGACCCCTGGCCGAAGAAGCGCCACCACAAGCGGCGCCTCATCCAGCCCGAGTTCCTCGACCTGGCCGCGACGCGACTGAGACCGGGTGCGACCGTGCACTGCGCCACGGACTGGGAGCCGTACGCCGAGCAGATGCTCGAGGTGCTCACCGCGCACCCCCGCTTCGAGAACACCCGGGCCGACGGCGGGTTCGCGCCCCGGCCCGAGTTCCGGCCGCTGACCCGTTTCGAGGGACAGGGTCTGGACAAGGGTCACGTCGTGAACGATCTGCTCTTCCGTCGCGTACAGCATCGCGTCCAGCCCGGAGATCGCTGA
- a CDS encoding PrsW family intramembrane metalloprotease, translated as MAISPPFPPYPPHPGGAPEDGVLRHAHWWQRRWVRYGALITLLTLSGLVILALVREQTGTEGFLVGLGLAVLPVPLLVAAFRWLDRVEPGPWRNLVFAFAWGACAAALIAIIANSFATRWIATATADPSSADTLGATVIAPIVEESAKAAAVLLVFLFRRRDFTGIVDGVVIAGVTATGFAFTENILYLGTAFGTDQLTGDTGIASVTAATFFVRVIMSPFAHPLFTVLTGIGFGVAALSGDRQHLRRVLVPLCGLLLAMGMHALWNGSSSFGEFGFFAVYAAFMVPAFGLLTWLVVWTRQRELRTVREELPAYATAGWLTPAEPFALGSMRARRLAREYAGRHLGKPAAREVARYEAYATSLAFLRHRGRRGRAGVDFLVRERELLNELWRRKDVARPALDHAARMTAPPVRVAAPPWPVYGVYGYGQGPAQGQSQGHSAGFGHPAAPVYGNPVGPSYGYGHGYGYPAAHGPGPGYGHGPTHGPGPGYQAGPYPAPHPHQ; from the coding sequence GTGGCCATCAGTCCTCCGTTTCCGCCCTATCCGCCGCATCCCGGCGGCGCACCCGAGGACGGTGTGCTCCGCCACGCTCACTGGTGGCAACGCAGGTGGGTGCGGTACGGGGCCCTGATCACCCTGCTCACGCTGTCCGGCCTGGTCATCCTCGCGCTGGTGCGCGAACAGACCGGTACGGAAGGATTCCTGGTCGGGCTCGGGCTCGCCGTGCTGCCCGTGCCGCTGCTGGTCGCCGCCTTCCGTTGGCTGGACCGGGTCGAGCCAGGGCCCTGGCGGAACCTGGTCTTCGCCTTCGCCTGGGGCGCGTGCGCGGCGGCGCTGATAGCCATCATCGCCAACAGCTTCGCGACCAGATGGATAGCCACCGCGACCGCCGACCCGTCCAGCGCGGACACGCTCGGGGCGACCGTCATAGCGCCGATCGTCGAGGAGTCCGCGAAGGCCGCCGCCGTCCTGCTGGTGTTCCTCTTCCGCAGGCGGGACTTCACCGGGATCGTCGACGGCGTGGTCATAGCCGGGGTCACCGCCACCGGCTTCGCCTTCACCGAGAACATCCTCTACCTCGGCACCGCCTTCGGCACCGACCAGCTCACGGGCGACACCGGCATCGCGTCCGTCACCGCCGCGACCTTCTTCGTACGCGTCATCATGTCGCCGTTCGCGCACCCCCTGTTCACCGTCCTGACCGGCATCGGCTTCGGCGTCGCCGCGCTCTCCGGGGACCGCCAGCACCTGCGGCGTGTGCTGGTCCCGCTGTGCGGGCTGCTCCTCGCGATGGGCATGCACGCCCTGTGGAACGGCTCCTCGTCGTTCGGCGAGTTCGGGTTCTTCGCGGTGTACGCGGCGTTCATGGTGCCGGCGTTCGGGCTGCTGACCTGGCTGGTGGTGTGGACGCGGCAACGCGAGCTGCGCACCGTACGCGAGGAACTGCCCGCCTACGCGACCGCCGGCTGGCTCACCCCGGCCGAGCCGTTCGCGCTCGGCTCGATGCGGGCCCGGCGGCTGGCCCGGGAGTACGCCGGCCGTCACCTGGGCAAGCCGGCGGCGCGGGAGGTGGCGCGGTACGAGGCGTACGCGACCTCCCTCGCGTTCCTGCGGCACCGCGGCCGACGGGGGCGGGCCGGCGTCGACTTCCTCGTACGCGAGCGGGAATTGCTCAACGAACTGTGGAGGCGGAAGGACGTCGCCCGGCCAGCACTGGACCACGCGGCCCGGATGACGGCCCCGCCGGTACGGGTGGCCGCGCCGCCCTGGCCGGTGTACGGGGTGTACGGGTACGGCCAGGGTCCGGCCCAGGGCCAGTCCCAGGGCCACAGCGCCGGATTCGGGCATCCGGCGGCGCCGGTGTACGGGAATCCGGTGGGGCCGTCGTACGGATACGGGCACGGCTACGGGTACCCCGCAGCACACGGCCCCGGCCCCGGATACGGGCACGGACCCACGCACGGACCCGGGCCCGGGTATCAGGCGGGGCCGTACCCCGCCCCCCACCCGCACCAGTAG
- a CDS encoding aldo/keto reductase, translated as MTSLRKLGSSDLEVFPLSLGGNVFGWTADETASFAVLDAYAAAGGNFVDTADSYTAWVEGNSGGESETIIGRWVKARGNRDDVVIATKVSQHPEFPGLSADNIKAAADASLRRLGTDHIDLYYTHFDKPEVPVEEIVGALDELVRAGKVRHIAASNITPERLQESLEFSDREGLARYVALQPHYNLVSRDTYEGGLQDLAARFGLAAVPYFALAAGFLTGKYRPGTTVQSARAAGAAKHLDTERGRNVLTALDEIAQAHDTEIPTVALAWLAAQPTVAAPIASARTVEQLPALLGVAQLELTGEEITRLTRASA; from the coding sequence ATGACTTCTCTTCGCAAGCTCGGCTCCTCCGACCTCGAGGTCTTCCCGCTCTCCCTCGGCGGCAACGTCTTCGGCTGGACCGCCGACGAGACGGCCTCCTTCGCCGTACTCGACGCCTACGCGGCCGCGGGCGGCAACTTCGTCGACACCGCCGACTCCTACACGGCGTGGGTCGAGGGCAACAGCGGTGGTGAGTCCGAGACCATCATCGGCAGGTGGGTGAAGGCCCGGGGCAACCGCGACGACGTCGTGATCGCCACCAAGGTGAGCCAGCACCCCGAGTTCCCCGGCCTGTCCGCCGACAACATCAAGGCCGCCGCCGACGCCTCGCTCCGCCGCCTGGGCACCGACCACATCGACCTCTACTACACGCACTTCGACAAGCCCGAGGTGCCCGTCGAGGAGATCGTCGGCGCGCTCGACGAGCTGGTGCGGGCGGGCAAGGTGCGGCACATCGCCGCCTCCAACATCACGCCCGAGCGTCTCCAGGAGTCCCTGGAGTTCTCCGACCGTGAGGGCCTGGCCCGGTACGTCGCACTCCAGCCCCACTACAACCTGGTCTCCCGCGACACCTACGAGGGCGGCCTCCAGGACCTCGCCGCCCGCTTCGGCCTCGCTGCCGTCCCGTACTTCGCGCTGGCCGCCGGCTTCCTCACCGGCAAGTACCGGCCCGGTACGACCGTGCAGAGCGCCCGCGCCGCCGGCGCCGCCAAGCACCTCGACACGGAGCGGGGCCGGAACGTCCTCACCGCCCTGGACGAGATCGCCCAGGCCCACGACACCGAGATCCCCACGGTCGCCCTGGCGTGGCTCGCCGCGCAGCCGACGGTGGCCGCGCCGATCGCCTCCGCGCGGACGGTCGAGCAGCTGCCGGCTCTGCTGGGGGTGGCGCAGCTGGAGCTGACGGGGGAGGAGATCACCCGGCTGACCCGGGCCTCGGCCTGA
- a CDS encoding M23 family metallopeptidase, whose product MASNPPAPEAPYAPSQRSTETFGYGDYRTDEGPWEEWNPTAESTRPVRGKHRVAKQRGGGFARSSTVLGVGVIAAVSAGGMASANTGKAPVSISMPDLPNVGSLISDDEPAPEAAPALAGFGSEAAVDTEESAADAGEALRSRIMAQAESQQSQVEVKALAAAAKAEADAAAKAEKEAEAKAAAAKKKAAEEAAAKAEAARLAELAKQYTLPTSSYTITSTFGQAGSLWSSGYHTGLDFAAPTGTLIKAVHSGTITEAGWAGSYGYRTILTLDDGTELWFCHQSSISVSVGQKVATGDVIGRVGATGNVTGAHLHLEVHPGGSADGIDPAAWLRGKGLNP is encoded by the coding sequence GTGGCGTCCAACCCGCCTGCCCCCGAGGCCCCGTACGCGCCCAGCCAGCGGTCCACAGAGACCTTCGGCTACGGCGACTACCGCACCGACGAGGGACCTTGGGAGGAGTGGAACCCCACCGCGGAGTCCACTCGCCCGGTACGCGGCAAGCACCGCGTCGCCAAGCAGCGCGGCGGCGGATTCGCCCGCAGCTCCACCGTTCTCGGCGTCGGCGTCATAGCCGCCGTCAGCGCCGGTGGCATGGCCAGCGCCAACACCGGCAAGGCCCCGGTCTCCATCTCGATGCCGGACCTGCCCAACGTGGGCTCGCTCATCTCCGACGACGAGCCCGCCCCGGAAGCCGCACCGGCCCTCGCGGGCTTCGGCTCCGAAGCCGCCGTGGACACCGAGGAGAGCGCCGCCGACGCCGGCGAGGCGCTGCGCAGCCGGATCATGGCGCAGGCCGAGTCGCAGCAGTCCCAGGTCGAGGTCAAGGCGCTCGCCGCAGCGGCCAAGGCCGAGGCCGACGCCGCCGCCAAGGCCGAGAAGGAGGCGGAGGCCAAGGCCGCCGCCGCGAAGAAGAAGGCCGCCGAGGAAGCCGCCGCGAAGGCCGAGGCCGCGCGCCTGGCCGAGCTGGCCAAGCAGTACACGCTGCCGACCTCCTCGTACACCATCACCTCGACCTTCGGTCAGGCCGGTTCTCTCTGGTCCTCCGGCTACCACACGGGTCTCGACTTCGCCGCGCCGACGGGCACGCTCATCAAGGCCGTCCACAGCGGCACCATCACCGAGGCCGGCTGGGCCGGTTCCTACGGCTACCGCACCATCCTGACCCTGGACGACGGCACCGAGCTGTGGTTCTGCCACCAGTCGTCGATCAGCGTCAGTGTCGGCCAGAAGGTCGCCACCGGTGATGTGATCGGCCGCGTGGGCGCGACCGGGAACGTCACCGGGGCCCACCTCCACCTCGAGGTCCACCCCGGCGGCAGCGCCGACGGCATCGACCCGGCGGCCTGGCTGCGCGGCAAGGGCCTCAACCCCTGA
- a CDS encoding dihydrofolate reductase family protein, which yields MPYPYVLLSAAVSLDGYLDDTTPERLLLSSRADFDRVDEVRASVDAILIGAGTIRADNPRLLVNSPERRAVRVAAGLPPYPLKVTVSGSGDLDPAANFWHTGGEKVVYTTEKGAERVRALGIAADAVPLGPELDWRRLLEHLHDVRGVRRLMVEGGGTIHTQLLRQGLADELQLVLAPLFVGDPAAPRLFGPGGYQGGRLRLVETRRIEDVVLNRYEPTAPGAGPLPAAADRHWLAVACELAADCPPSETAFSVGAVIVAADGTELARGHSREAGDPVVHAEEAALAKLDPADPRLPAATVYSSLEPCARRSSRPAPCARLILDAGVRRVVTAWREPDTFVTEADGTGLLTAQGVDVLVLPEYEERAKEPNRHLL from the coding sequence ATGCCGTACCCGTACGTCCTGCTGTCCGCCGCCGTCTCCCTCGACGGCTACCTGGACGACACCACGCCCGAGCGCCTGCTCCTCTCCAGCCGCGCCGACTTCGACCGCGTCGACGAGGTACGGGCCTCCGTCGACGCCATCCTCATCGGCGCCGGCACGATCCGCGCCGACAACCCCCGGCTCCTCGTGAACTCCCCCGAGCGCCGCGCCGTCCGCGTGGCCGCCGGACTGCCGCCGTACCCCCTCAAGGTCACCGTCAGCGGCTCCGGCGACCTCGACCCGGCGGCGAACTTCTGGCACACGGGCGGCGAGAAGGTCGTGTACACGACGGAGAAGGGCGCCGAGCGGGTCCGCGCGCTCGGCATCGCCGCGGACGCCGTCCCGCTCGGCCCCGAACTGGACTGGCGCCGCCTCCTCGAACACCTCCACGACGTACGCGGCGTACGACGCCTCATGGTCGAGGGCGGCGGAACGATCCACACCCAGCTGCTCCGGCAGGGCCTCGCCGACGAACTCCAGCTGGTCCTCGCCCCGCTGTTCGTGGGCGACCCGGCCGCGCCCCGCCTCTTCGGGCCGGGCGGCTACCAGGGCGGACGCCTGCGCCTGGTGGAGACCAGGCGCATCGAGGACGTCGTCCTGAACCGCTACGAGCCCACCGCCCCCGGCGCCGGACCGCTGCCCGCCGCGGCCGACCGGCACTGGCTGGCCGTCGCCTGCGAACTCGCGGCCGACTGTCCGCCGTCGGAGACCGCCTTCAGCGTCGGCGCGGTGATCGTGGCCGCCGACGGCACGGAGCTGGCACGCGGCCACTCCCGCGAGGCCGGCGACCCGGTCGTGCACGCCGAGGAGGCCGCCCTCGCGAAGCTCGACCCCGCCGACCCCCGGCTGCCCGCGGCCACCGTCTACAGCAGCCTCGAACCGTGCGCCCGCCGCTCCTCCCGGCCCGCCCCCTGCGCCCGCCTCATCCTCGACGCGGGAGTGCGCAGGGTGGTCACGGCCTGGCGCGAGCCGGACACCTTCGTCACGGAGGCGGACGGAACCGGTCTGCTGACGGCTCAGGGCGTCGACGTCCTCGTGCTCCCGGAGTACGAGGAGCGGGCGAAGGAGCCGAACCGCCACCTCCTCTGA
- a CDS encoding MarR family winged helix-turn-helix transcriptional regulator, translating into MTTRWLSPEEQRAWRAYVAGYLLLEDAIDRQLQQEAGLPHLYYSILANLSETPERRLRMTELAEQLKITRSRLTYAVTRLEKDGLLRREECRWDKRGTVAALTDEGMAALENLAPGHVETVRSALFDRLTPEQVGQLEEIFTQVVLGFQDGDEAAPQELPWRRRSSPCSGT; encoded by the coding sequence ATGACGACTCGCTGGCTGTCCCCTGAGGAGCAGCGCGCCTGGCGCGCCTACGTCGCCGGCTACCTCCTGCTGGAGGATGCGATCGACCGGCAGCTCCAGCAGGAGGCCGGCCTGCCTCATCTGTACTACTCCATCCTCGCCAACCTCTCCGAGACACCGGAGCGGCGGCTGCGGATGACCGAGCTCGCGGAGCAGCTGAAGATCACCCGCAGCAGGCTGACGTATGCGGTGACGCGCCTGGAGAAGGACGGACTGCTGCGGCGGGAGGAGTGCCGCTGGGACAAACGCGGGACCGTCGCGGCCCTCACGGACGAGGGTATGGCGGCCCTGGAGAACCTGGCGCCCGGCCATGTCGAGACGGTCCGCTCCGCCCTCTTCGACCGGCTCACTCCCGAGCAGGTGGGGCAGCTGGAGGAGATCTTCACGCAGGTCGTGCTGGGTTTCCAGGACGGCGACGAGGCGGCCCCACAGGAACTGCCGTGGCGCCGCCGCTCGTCACCCTGTTCGGGAACCTGA
- a CDS encoding GTP cyclohydrolase II — MPDTPAATPRARVRVPLRFPDGYSVDAELVTFHGLADGQEHVAVVLGEPAPGATPLVRLHSECLTGDVFGSARCDCGPQLREAVERIAVTGGVLLYLRQEGRGIGLYNKLDAYALQDQGLDTYEANAALGLPEDDRDYTAAAQMLRALGITSLDLLSNNPDKAGQLRDLGIDVQERVPTGVFTTPHNVRYLRAKVLQTQHTLPLADLTGINVG; from the coding sequence ATGCCCGACACCCCCGCCGCCACCCCGCGCGCCCGCGTCCGGGTGCCGCTGCGCTTCCCCGACGGCTACTCCGTCGACGCCGAACTGGTCACCTTCCACGGACTCGCCGACGGCCAGGAGCACGTCGCCGTCGTCCTCGGCGAGCCGGCGCCCGGGGCCACCCCCCTGGTCCGGCTGCACTCCGAGTGCCTGACCGGCGACGTCTTCGGCTCCGCCCGCTGCGACTGCGGGCCGCAACTGCGCGAGGCGGTCGAGCGCATAGCCGTCACCGGCGGTGTCCTGCTCTACCTCCGCCAGGAGGGCCGCGGCATCGGCCTCTACAACAAGCTCGACGCGTACGCCCTCCAGGACCAGGGCCTGGACACCTACGAGGCGAACGCCGCGCTCGGCCTGCCCGAGGACGACCGGGACTACACGGCCGCCGCCCAGATGCTGCGCGCCCTGGGCATCACGAGCCTGGACCTGCTGTCCAACAACCCTGACAAGGCCGGCCAGTTGCGCGACCTGGGCATCGACGTCCAGGAGCGTGTCCCGACGGGCGTCTTCACGACCCCGCACAACGTCCGCTACCTGCGCGCGAAGGTCCTCCAGACCCAGCACACGCTGCCGCTGGCCGACCTCACCGGGATCAACGTGGGCTGA
- a CDS encoding NUDIX domain-containing protein: MTEHVDTSPAPASGSHDAPSRPAPGTPGIDAPDPRGRTGLDRHGRDLTGNDRVRVLDVEVLACDWSVLRRTTFDYRHSDGHWSRERRETYDRGDGATILLYDPDRRTVLLTRQFRLPAYVNGHPDGMLLEAAAGLLDGDDPREAIRREAAEETGRAVHDVEHVFDAFMSPGSVTERLSFFAAPYDASAPGADTAGVAAEGEDIAVVELPFTEALDLVRSGAIADAKTIMLLQWAALDGPFGPPAVSPR, encoded by the coding sequence ATGACCGAGCACGTCGACACCTCGCCCGCCCCCGCGTCCGGCTCCCACGACGCTCCGTCCCGCCCCGCCCCCGGCACCCCCGGCATCGACGCCCCCGACCCGCGCGGCCGTACCGGACTCGACCGCCACGGACGCGACCTCACCGGCAACGACCGGGTCCGCGTCCTCGACGTCGAGGTCCTCGCCTGCGACTGGTCCGTCCTGCGCCGCACCACCTTCGACTACCGGCACAGCGACGGCCACTGGAGCCGCGAACGGCGCGAGACGTACGACAGGGGCGACGGCGCCACGATCCTGCTCTACGACCCCGACCGCCGTACCGTCCTGCTCACCCGGCAGTTCCGGCTGCCCGCGTACGTCAACGGACATCCGGACGGCATGCTGCTGGAGGCCGCCGCCGGACTTCTGGACGGCGACGACCCGCGCGAGGCGATCCGCCGCGAGGCGGCCGAGGAGACCGGGCGGGCGGTGCACGACGTCGAGCATGTCTTCGACGCGTTCATGAGCCCCGGTTCGGTCACCGAGCGCCTCAGCTTCTTCGCCGCCCCCTACGACGCCTCCGCTCCCGGCGCCGACACGGCGGGCGTGGCGGCCGAGGGCGAGGACATCGCCGTCGTCGAACTCCCCTTCACCGAGGCCCTCGACCTCGTCCGCAGCGGCGCGATCGCGGACGCGAAGACGATCATGCTGCTCCAATGGGCGGCGCTGGACGGCCCGTTCGGGCCGCCCGCGGTCAGCCCACGTTGA
- a CDS encoding DUF4406 domain-containing protein — translation MILVAGPYRSGTGDDPAKLAAHVRAMNEVALVLFRAGHLPVTGEALALPLLETAGGAAPGDPLFDELFHPVAERLLERCDAVLRIGGPSEGADRMTEQARAQGKPVYADLAAVPDATATLLEGRR, via the coding sequence ATGATCCTGGTCGCCGGCCCGTACCGTTCGGGCACCGGCGACGACCCCGCGAAGCTCGCGGCCCATGTGAGAGCCATGAACGAGGTCGCCCTCGTCCTGTTCCGCGCCGGGCATCTGCCCGTCACCGGCGAGGCGCTCGCGCTGCCCCTGCTGGAGACGGCGGGCGGCGCCGCCCCCGGCGACCCGCTCTTCGACGAGCTCTTCCACCCCGTCGCCGAACGCCTGCTGGAGCGCTGCGACGCGGTCCTGCGCATCGGCGGTCCCTCGGAGGGCGCGGACCGGATGACCGAGCAGGCCCGTGCCCAGGGCAAGCCGGTCTACGCCGACCTCGCCGCCGTCCCCGACGCCACTGCCACCCTCCTCGAAGGCCGCCGATGA
- a CDS encoding DeoR/GlpR family DNA-binding transcription regulator has product MDVADRLDLTLRLVQGHGQDQGQGQAKGQGRVSVAELAQRLGVSEMTVRRDLDVLERQGLVRRVHGGAVAGRPREEGGGFEARQAWQAATKDRLGAAVAGLVEPGSRVLLDAGTTTVHVAEHLAARGPLTVAVLSLQAALRLADRPGIDLLVVGGRSRPGERSLVGPLALRTLESLAFDVFVMSIGGVHAVHGWSEFSLEDAAVKQVGLGQAARTVAVADATKLGVRAFSQVAPLDAVHSFVTDAAAADPATHPGGPQTLDALREAGVETRLA; this is encoded by the coding sequence ATGGATGTCGCAGACCGTCTCGACCTGACTCTTCGCCTCGTTCAGGGGCACGGGCAGGACCAAGGGCAGGGGCAGGCGAAGGGTCAGGGGCGGGTCTCCGTCGCCGAGCTCGCCCAGCGGCTCGGGGTCTCGGAGATGACCGTGCGCCGGGACCTGGACGTGCTGGAGCGGCAGGGGCTGGTGCGGCGGGTGCACGGCGGCGCCGTCGCCGGGCGGCCGCGCGAGGAGGGCGGTGGCTTCGAGGCCCGGCAGGCGTGGCAGGCGGCGACGAAGGACCGGCTCGGCGCGGCCGTCGCCGGACTCGTCGAGCCGGGATCACGGGTGCTGCTGGACGCCGGGACCACGACCGTGCACGTGGCGGAACACCTCGCCGCGCGGGGCCCGTTGACCGTCGCCGTGCTCAGTCTCCAGGCGGCGCTGCGGCTGGCCGACCGGCCCGGCATCGACTTGCTGGTCGTCGGCGGCCGGTCCCGCCCGGGCGAGCGGTCCCTCGTCGGGCCGCTGGCCCTGCGCACCCTCGAGTCCCTGGCCTTCGACGTGTTCGTGATGTCGATCGGCGGGGTGCACGCCGTGCACGGCTGGTCGGAGTTCTCCCTCGAGGACGCGGCCGTCAAGCAGGTGGGGCTCGGTCAGGCGGCCCGTACGGTCGCCGTCGCCGACGCGACCAAGCTGGGAGTGCGCGCGTTCAGTCAGGTCGCCCCGCTCGACGCCGTGCACTCCTTCGTCACCGACGCCGCCGCGGCGGACCCCGCCACCCATCCCGGCGGTCCGCAGACCCTGGACGCCCTGCGTGAGGCCGGCGTCGAGACCCGGCTGGCCTGA
- a CDS encoding N(5)-(carboxyethyl)ornithine synthase yields the protein MSLMSLGVLASSRKENEFRLPLHPRHLDRIAPDVRERIFLEQGYGRRFGVADDALRPLVAGLRSREQLIAECDIVLLPKPMHDDIAELRDGQVLWGWPHCVQDEKMTQIGIDRRLTLIAWEAMNHWTSTGAFSVHVFHKNNELAGYCSVLHALQLGGLTGHYGRRLRAVVISFGATARGAVTGLGAMGVTDVTVLTQRAAAAVASPMPSVVMAHFEEQEDDPSRLRAVTAAGSMPLAEYLAGFDVIVNCVLQDTDAPLMFVTERELALFRPGTFFVDVACDEGMGFEWARPTTFGEPMPAVGPGCHYYAVDHSPSHLWNSATWEISEALLPYLRKVMSGPAAWDSDATVGKAIEIRDGVVQNPKILSFQHRSAAYPHAPEVPATPLSS from the coding sequence ATGAGCCTGATGAGTCTCGGAGTACTCGCCTCCTCCCGCAAGGAGAACGAGTTCCGCCTTCCGTTGCACCCCCGCCACCTCGACCGGATCGCCCCGGACGTACGCGAGCGGATCTTCCTCGAACAGGGCTACGGCCGCCGGTTCGGTGTCGCCGACGACGCGCTGCGACCACTCGTGGCCGGCCTGCGCTCCCGCGAGCAACTCATCGCCGAGTGCGACATCGTGCTGCTGCCCAAACCGATGCACGACGACATCGCCGAGCTGCGCGACGGTCAGGTGCTGTGGGGATGGCCGCACTGTGTGCAGGACGAGAAGATGACCCAGATCGGCATCGACCGTCGGCTGACCCTGATCGCCTGGGAGGCCATGAACCACTGGACCTCCACGGGCGCCTTCAGTGTCCATGTGTTCCACAAGAACAACGAGCTCGCCGGCTACTGCTCGGTGCTGCACGCCCTCCAGCTCGGCGGGCTGACCGGCCACTACGGCCGCCGCCTGCGCGCGGTGGTCATCAGCTTCGGTGCCACGGCGCGCGGAGCGGTCACCGGCCTGGGCGCCATGGGGGTCACCGACGTCACGGTGCTCACCCAGCGCGCCGCCGCGGCGGTGGCCTCGCCGATGCCCTCGGTCGTGATGGCCCACTTCGAGGAGCAGGAGGACGATCCGTCGCGCCTGCGGGCAGTCACCGCGGCCGGTTCCATGCCGCTGGCGGAGTATCTGGCCGGGTTCGACGTCATCGTCAACTGCGTCCTCCAGGACACCGACGCGCCGCTCATGTTCGTCACCGAACGGGAACTCGCGCTGTTCCGGCCGGGTACCTTCTTCGTCGACGTCGCCTGCGACGAGGGCATGGGCTTCGAATGGGCCCGTCCGACCACCTTCGGCGAGCCCATGCCCGCGGTGGGGCCGGGGTGCCACTACTACGCGGTGGATCACAGCCCGTCCCACCTGTGGAACTCCGCCACCTGGGAGATCAGCGAGGCGCTCCTTCCCTACCTGCGCAAGGTCATGAGCGGCCCCGCGGCATGGGACTCCGACGCCACGGTCGGCAAGGCCATCGAGATCCGCGACGGGGTCGTCCAGAACCCGAAGATCCTCTCCTTCCAGCACCGGTCGGCCGCCTATCCCCACGCTCCCGAGGTCCCGGCGACTCCGCTGAGCTCCTAG
- the trhA gene encoding PAQR family membrane homeostasis protein TrhA gives MVADDAQKSGTGREVASRDDVDGGGGAGANPHPVADLVERAADLVEPIKPKLRGWLHAGMVPVSLSAGIVLICLARTPQATLACAVYSVTAWLLFGTSAVYHLGDWGPLGEAVLRRLDHANIFLIIAGTCTPLAVLLVPSHQRALLLWIVWAGALAGIAFRVLWVRAPRWLYTPCYLALGWAPVSYLPDFLHAGGAAVLTLVVTGGLLYSAGAVVYAVRRPDPSPRWFGFHEVFHTLTVAAFASHYIAISLAAY, from the coding sequence ATGGTTGCCGATGATGCCCAGAAGTCCGGGACAGGACGGGAAGTCGCGTCCCGCGACGATGTCGACGGCGGAGGCGGTGCCGGGGCGAACCCGCACCCTGTCGCCGACCTGGTGGAGCGGGCGGCCGACCTGGTCGAGCCGATCAAGCCGAAGCTGCGTGGCTGGCTCCACGCAGGGATGGTCCCCGTCTCACTGAGCGCCGGCATCGTCCTGATCTGCCTGGCCCGGACCCCTCAGGCGACCCTGGCCTGCGCCGTGTACTCCGTCACCGCCTGGCTGCTGTTCGGGACGAGCGCCGTCTACCACCTGGGCGACTGGGGGCCACTGGGCGAGGCCGTGCTGCGTCGCCTCGACCACGCCAACATCTTCCTGATCATCGCCGGCACCTGCACCCCGCTGGCCGTGCTCCTCGTCCCCTCCCACCAGCGAGCCCTGCTGCTGTGGATCGTCTGGGCGGGCGCGCTGGCCGGCATCGCCTTCCGCGTCCTGTGGGTCAGGGCTCCCCGCTGGCTGTACACGCCCTGCTACCTGGCTCTGGGCTGGGCACCGGTGAGTTACCTGCCGGACTTCCTGCACGCCGGCGGAGCGGCCGTTCTCACCCTGGTGGTGACCGGCGGTCTCCTCTACAGCGCGGGGGCGGTGGTCTACGCCGTCCGACGCCCCGACCCCTCACCCCGCTGGTTCGGCTTCCACGAGGTGTTCCACACCCTGACGGTGGCGGCCTTCGCCTCGCACTACATCGCCATTTCCCTGGCCGCCTACTGA